The genomic region ATTCACTCGATAGCAGGGATCCAGGAAGTAGTCAGCACCCACGTGTTGAAATGAATGGAGGAGAATCATCACAAGGGGGCAACCACTTATTTGTTCAGTGACAGTGAGCAAGACATTCATCTGTGGGAGGAGGTGAGCGGCTGCAACTGAAAAAGAAATTAGGAGGCACTCGTATACAAAGTGTATGAACATTTCAAATTAaaacatgctttaaaaaaaaaaaaaaaaaaaagcaaaataaatctCCCAAATAAGCGCAGTTTTCGTAGCGGTTTTCAGCAGGCGGCTACGATCCGGAGCTGTGCATGTGCGGGATGGGGTAAAACTTGGACACACGACTCTGGGCGGTGGGGTTAAGGCATTCCGACTCGCCGCTCATCTTGAAGAAGACCTCCTGCTCCTGGAGCTTCCGCATGAACTCCTCCTCCAGCGCCTGCAGGGGGCAGCGCAAGACAAAAGATGTTGAAAAAGAACGACACAAGCAAGAGAGTCAGCCAttgaaaagaagaaacaaaTACAGGCAAGTGCCATGCTAATTTTTAGTAGCTCATTGTTAGCACTAAGCTAAACTCTCTTAATTTTCCCAAATGTAAAACGTTACCTTCTTCCTGGGTCTGAGGTTCTCTCTCCACTCCTTGATTTCCTGACTGTGCTCCTCATCCAGCTCTTTCAGTTTTTGAGTCTCGTGCTCAATTAAGAGGTGACATTTCTCattctgaaaacaaaatggaggccACCGCGTGGGATAATGACCAGGTAAGTTACCTGTGTGAGTTACTCCACTTCCAGAATTAAAACATGTGCTTTGAGCTCACCTGTAGCTGCTGCAGCTCTCTGATGTTGGAGTCACAATGCAGCTGTAGATCTCTCATCTGGTTCTCGTGTTTTTGGTGCTGGTGGAGACGCTCGTTCTTCTGACGCTTCTCTTCCTGAAAAGCAAACTGCACAGCACACATGGTGGATTACTTCTCTGGTTAGCGGTGGCTAGCCACTCGACAGTGCCCCATAGAACAGGTTTGCTATTTTGTACCACTTTAATGCACATTATTGCTCGCTCTCTGGTTTGTgcgccttggccaccagggggcagtatgcATACATTCATATAACGGACATGTAACACAAAAGCAAATTTCATAGGCATGACTAGCCCAATTTTAGGCGTGTTTCAGATTTTATAATCCAAAAATCAAATCTACCTGCTTAATGCGGTCTCGCTCCTGCTCCGGCGTGGTGACGGCCGAGGCGGTGATGCGGAGGCTCTTTTTGAACATGGCCATGCGGGTCTTTCCGTCGCTGCGCTGGATCTTGGGCAGGCGGACCCTCTCTTGGTTCTGCTTGTTCTTCATCTCCTCCACCAGGCGCTGGTTGTAGCGCTGCATTTGCTCCATCTCCTGCGGCAAGGAAAACAAACCGGGGAACCAAATGTCACATTCTGCTCGACCAAGCAGTCCAAGAAAATAATTGCAGCCCGATCTGGTTGGCCGCTCAGGGTTCTCCTTACTTTCTCGTGCCTCTTGAGCAACTGGTGCCTTTGTAGGAAGTACTGGTCCTTGAGCTGCTGCTTGAGCTGCTGGTGTTTCTCCTGCAGGTGGCGCTCCTCCAGCTCCCACATGGCCGCCTCCCGTGCTGCAGACGCGCAAGTCTTATTTTAGATCTGGACTTATGTGGGGCGACGACGCGTGACGTCCGTCACAAACCCACCTCTCATCATCTGCTGCTTGTGGTTGAGGCAATCCTTCTCAATGGTGGCGATCTCCACTTTATGCTGCTGGATGATCTTCTTCAGCTCCCCGTCCAGCTCCTGCTGCTGTTTCTGGAGGAACTCCTGCTCCTGAGGAGATGGCAAAATGGAAGCCAcgatgaacaacaacaaaaagacaaaggagCTGAACTACGCAAGGAGAGACAGGTGAGAGTTGAAAGAGAAAAGACACGTCTGTTGTCAAGTGAATGTTTTAATCGGGTTCATCCACAGCACGAGATGTGACATCACCGAGTGGCAGGAGACAGTCAAGAGACCACGCATGAGCCACGATGGAGGAGAGAAAAGTCCAGTTCATGTAAGATGACACCTACAAGGACATGTTTGCGCTCACATGACTTCGACAGTTTACTAAGAAgcaaaagtgacattttaaaacaaaactattttaaaaaaaataaaaaaaaagcattgtttgATGACAACTGTCAGGATAGTTGTAGTAGGCCTGTGACATCCATTTTGTCTTCGATTCAAGCTCCAAAAAGTTGGGGAAAAAAGtaatttctttaaaaataaataaaaagaaatccaGGGTCTCCAAGAATGCCCTTTTAAAAGTGACATTATTTTCTCAACTCGTGTCTACATTCTAATTTACTCCGTTTCCAAGTGTCCTAGGAAGGCACCTATACTAGAAAAAATAATCCAGATTATTTGGATATCCAAATTATGATTAATATAACAATTATCCATTGCTTCACCATTTGCCATACGATCCCAACGTAAATAAAACAGATAACACTGGCGGAGGAGAGGAGGGAATCAATGCAcaccaaaaaaacacacacacagcgatgactccacacacacacagcagagccCATGCTTacacattgcttgacttgaGAAAAAGCCGCGCTGTCACTTCACACACATCTAAGTATGGGCTGGAAAGGGAAAGAGAGAGTGGAGAGAGtggggggagtgggggggggggcacttacATCCTGCATCTGAGCATTGAAGAGTGCGCATGAGGACAACTGAAAAGACTGTATCATAACCTGGGCGACCGCCTGCGGAGGAGAGCACACAGCGCACACTCGCCCTCATCAGGGACAACGAGCAGGCTgaccttacacacacacacacacacacacaacacggcACACACACTCATCGTGGAACAGGCTTCTTGCCACTTTGGGATTAGCGTTGAATTTGCAGCACAGTGAATAATTGTTAGTCTATATTATTTATGAATGCTCTGCTTGTCTTGTCATGCCATTATAGCAGCTCGCacgtcttgcaaaaaaaaaaaaaagaggttttgTTAACAAGATCCATGCTTTTAGTCCACTGAGGATTATTTATTCCTTTGCTTCAAAAAGCGCACTCGTTTTATCAACTGTCTGAAATAAGTGGCTTAATTTCTTTCCAATGACTAACAATACTGGATTATGCTCATAATGGGATCAATTCAATTTGattaaaatcatttttggaTTATGTTCCTGTAATGAGCCAAGTCGCTGCTGATGTGCAGTCTGGTACATTTGTAATTATAACAAAttgtttaaaataaatttaaaaaaaaaacattcaaattaaGTGTGGTGGGAATGGATGTCGAATTTTAATACAAGTCAGGAGGTGAAGCAGGAAAGGTTGAGATGAAAagatatacgtttttttttttttttttacctcagccATCTTAAGAAGCGTTTGGTCCTCCTTTAAGCGCTTCATGAGCTCTTTTCGCACGTGTTTAGGTGACTgcccaacttcctgtttggcctAGAAAGTATTGTACTTGCAGAAACTGCttgttgatttgaaaaaaaaaaaatctaaaattgtCCCTCAAGACATGCAGAAGATATAGAGAGCATTCCACCACCGCATTTCCCCCTCACCCGTGCTTTCAGATTAATTAGTTGTAAAGATGTCTAAGTCAGCCAAAAGTGTTTTTGCATCTTATCAGCTAAAACCAAAACAGCCAAAAGACTTAAGCTGGAATCATCAGATTCAAAGAATCGTTTCAAGATGAGCCCATTGTCAGTTGCTCCTTATTCCCGCAAAATCCCGACAGCACCAAAGAAGGAAAAAGTGGCACCAGATCACCCGTCCGATGACGCAAGCCACCTCACACACTCACCCCAAACATTTGGTTAGGTCGATATACACAGTTCAAGATTGCAAAATAGACAACACGAGGCAGAATAGCCTCCATAAAATCATTGAAGCAAACAGCAGAAGCAAGAACACGGCAAAAAAATCACCACCATGGCGACGCAAAGCACAATGCCAAGTGGACAGCAGAGCGATAATAAGAAAACAGCCGAGAAcgatgatgaggatgaagatGTGCCGCATGCCTCACCTGGATTGAACCTGCGTGTTCACCTGTTCTGGAGGCGGATGAATAACAAATCGAAAAACGTGCAGCGGCTAAGAGCAGGACAGCAATGTGCCACCACGTGACTCAGCCCAGAGAAGCAGCCGCCATGCCCCACATGCAAGCACGGCGGCGGCACGTACCtctttcttcttgttcttcAGCATGTTCTGGAACTTGGAGAGTTCTTTGTCCTGATCCCCTTTAATGCGTTTGGCTTCGTCTCGCAGCCGGCTGGTGTGGTCCTGCTCCAACCGCTCGATGGTCTGCTTCTGCTTCTTCTCCAGGCCCTCCACCTCCTGGTCATACTGCCGTTTCTTCGCCTGAATTGAATACCAAGACAAAAGGCCTTTCATATTCCAATGcgtgaacatttttgaaaaaaatataacttCAACTGtcactatcaaatattttttgaatcgattattccatcgattaattgaattattatttcatttgtcttttttttgtaatcctCACCAATAGTTGATAACAATTCAGAAAGATGAAATGTAAAGTTTTCTTTTGCAGTGATGGCAAAGACAAATATGGTGACTACAGAACCGGATATGGAATTTATTGCAAGTTCGCTGCAAGTGCATTTCCCGACATGGTCTGTCTCCTGACGGCTCCGCCCACTAAGTTAACAGTGAGTTGAAAGCAATACAATGCGTGTTTTACATTTGTACAATAGTAAAGTCAGTCAAAATGATCATTATAACATCCTTTTCAATGCAAGTCTGACTATGAAAGAAATCCCACGACACCAAATTAGATTTGCAATACAAGCTCGACTATAAAAGAAAGCAGCTCACTAGGCAGTAGTTGGCCGGgtgttttagaagaaaacaaaacagactTATGGCGGAAGTGACTCACTGTGGTTTCCTGTTCAAAACGCCGCAAGATCTGCTCTCTCTGCTGCTGCAGCTTGTTGCTGAGCTCCTGCTGAGCTCGCTGCTCCTCCTTCTGCAGCAGGCGCAGCTCCCGCAGCTCCTGCCTCCTGAGGACAGAAAGCACATCATGCGGACATGTCGTCAGCAAGCTGCAAAATCAAATCGCTACGTGTGGTGTCCTCATCATGATGTGCGtcgtaaaaaaaatagcaaattgGGTTGCGTGAACTATTTCGAGGCCTGCATGCTAAATAGCTCACGTTCCTTATTTAGGACGGGCAGTGTGGCTCACCTCAGGAACCGCATCTCCTCATTCTTGGCGTCGTCGTCGGTCACGATCTTGGACGTGGTCACGCTGACCTCCACGCCGTCCACCATGAACTTGCGCGTCTTTTTCAGTGTCTTCTTCTGCCGTTTGGACTCCTAGAAAggcaaacatttttatttccgCTCAAGGCTTTCTGATATTTGGATCTTGGGTGGAACGTACCTGTACAGACACTGAGCCGCTCTCTTTGCTTTTGGATAAGAAGCTGGAGATGGACAAATTGAGGTCCATGCTGCTGCTGTCGGCGGCCGAGCTGCTTCCGGAGTCCGAGTCCTTCTCGGCATCCTGCCGGCTCACGGCGGGGCTTCCCTGCTCCGTTTTGGTCTCGGAGTCTGTTTCGCTGTGCATGGTGCTCTCCTCTGCCGGCGTTGCCTCTTTGTCATCCTTGATCGGGAGCTCTGCATCCTCAGATGTGTTGATGGCGTCGTCACACACTCCGTTTGAAGGTCTGATCTCGTTAGTTGTCTCCGGGTCCCGATCGGGCAACTCGGAAATGTCCTCCTCGGGTTTTGTTAGAATCGAATCATTCTTACTCCAATTGGTTTCTGCGTCTCCCACTATGTGCGCTGAGACGTCACCTCGGCCTTCCAAAATAACATCAGTGCCATTGGCGGTATGGCTCAGTTCATGCTGAAGCATGTCGTCTGGCTTGCTCACTTGCTCGACCTCCACCTCTGAGACAGACTCCAGGTTGGCATGCGCATCCTCCAGCGTCTCGTCCGATTCCGCCGATCCGATCAACTGCTGATTTGACTCGTCTTCTTTGGTCACCTCTTCGTGATCCTTTTCAAGTTCTACTTCTTGTGGAGATTCCTTTCTGTTTTCTTCCCGCGTCTGAACTTTATCTATGATTTGTTCCTCCGAGGCGGTCGGCTCGGCGGGAATCTCATCGGCGTGGCCCTCAAGCCCCGGTGAGACAGGCTCCTCCGTTAGCCCAGAGGCGGCGTCCTCATGACCGGCCTCGGGCACCTCGTCGTGTTTCTCCTCTGTCTTGTCAGGCTCACTTTCATCGAGCTTATCACTGGACCCGTCTCCAGTCTGCTCGACCTCGGTCTTTTCTGTGACGGACTGCAGAATGGATGACGGCGTTGACGGAACTTTGTCTTCCTCCGAGCTCGCCATACTCGTGTCGGACGGTGCTCGTTTGTGTCCGGGAGCGCACTGAAGCAAGTCACAAAAGGTTAAAATCAAATCACGGATGCGAGTGAAGTCGACTGATAGTTTGTACCACGGGCGTATcgggctcttcctcctcttcctcttctttgctGTCTTCGATCTCCTCTGTGACTTCAGCCTTGGCTTCTGCAATGAGCTCTCGGAGAGGTTTGCAGTCCACGACGCTGGCGACAAATGGATGCTGCCAGGATGGAGGAAGAGACACAAGGAATGCAATTATAAAGTCATTCAGCTGACTCGTGAGCAGATCCGCCCATCGCTATTAGCTCAATAGAAGCGCGGGTTTAACAGCCGCCCACCTGTAGAAGCTGCAACGGACCCCACCGGTTGTCCACATTCTTGTCGAGAGCTCTGCGGAGGAAGTCGTTGAATTCTGGTGTCCTATATAACAGTTTGGAGGACAGAAGGCAGACAGGCTTTGAGATCCACGCTAATTTCAGTTAGCCCATCTATGACATTCTTCATTCTATGTTAGCATTATGCTAATAGACGTTTGCTTGACAAAATGACATTCTTGAAATGGAGCTGGCTCATACATTGAACAGACACGCTATCTGTC from Syngnathus typhle isolate RoL2023-S1 ecotype Sweden linkage group LG8, RoL_Styp_1.0, whole genome shotgun sequence harbors:
- the slka gene encoding STE20-like serine/threonine-protein kinase isoform X1; this encodes MSFFNFRKIFKLGPDRKKKQYQHVHRDLNPEDIWDIIGELGDGAFGKVYKAQNKLNGTLAAAKVIDTKTEDELEDYMVEIEILASCDHQHIVKLLDAFYFEGKLWILIEFCAGGAVDAIMLELERPLTEPQIRVVCRQTLEALVYLHENKIIHRDLKAGNILLSLEGEVKLADFGVSAKNTKTLQRRDSFIGTPYWMAPEVVMCETSKDRPYDYKADIWSLGVTLIELAQIEPPNHEMNPMRVLLKIAKAEPPTLMQPSRWTPEFNDFLRRALDKNVDNRWGPLQLLQHPFVASVVDCKPLRELIAEAKAEVTEEIEDSKEEEEEEEPDTPVCAPGHKRAPSDTSMASSEEDKVPSTPSSILQSVTEKTEVEQTGDGSSDKLDESEPDKTEEKHDEVPEAGHEDAASGLTEEPVSPGLEGHADEIPAEPTASEEQIIDKVQTREENRKESPQEVELEKDHEEVTKEDESNQQLIGSAESDETLEDAHANLESVSEVEVEQVSKPDDMLQHELSHTANGTDVILEGRGDVSAHIVGDAETNWSKNDSILTKPEEDISELPDRDPETTNEIRPSNGVCDDAINTSEDAELPIKDDKEATPAEESTMHSETDSETKTEQGSPAVSRQDAEKDSDSGSSSAADSSSMDLNLSISSFLSKSKESGSVSVQESKRQKKTLKKTRKFMVDGVEVSVTTSKIVTDDDAKNEEMRFLRRQELRELRLLQKEEQRAQQELSNKLQQQREQILRRFEQETTAKKRQYDQEVEGLEKKQKQTIERLEQDHTSRLRDEAKRIKGDQDKELSKFQNMLKNKKKEAKQEVGQSPKHVRKELMKRLKEDQTLLKMAEAVAQVMIQSFQLSSCALFNAQMQDEQEFLQKQQQELDGELKKIIQQHKVEIATIEKDCLNHKQQMMRAREAAMWELEERHLQEKHQQLKQQLKDQYFLQRHQLLKRHEKEMEQMQRYNQRLVEEMKNKQNQERVRLPKIQRSDGKTRMAMFKKSLRITASAVTTPEQERDRIKQFAFQEEKRQKNERLHQHQKHENQMRDLQLHCDSNIRELQQLQNEKCHLLIEHETQKLKELDEEHSQEIKEWRENLRPRKKALEEEFMRKLQEQEVFFKMSGESECLNPTAQSRVSKFYPIPHMHSSGS
- the slka gene encoding STE20-like serine/threonine-protein kinase isoform X2, producing MSFFNFRKIFKLGPDRKKKQYQHVHRDLNPEDIWDIIGELGDGAFGKVYKAQNKLNGTLAAAKVIDTKTEDELEDYMVEIEILASCDHQHIVKLLDAFYFEGKLWILIEFCAGGAVDAIMLELERPLTEPQIRVVCRQTLEALVYLHENKIIHRDLKAGNILLSLEGEVKLADFGVSAKNTKTLQRRDSFIGTPYWMAPEVVMCETSKDRPYDYKADIWSLGVTLIELAQIEPPNHEMNPMRVLLKIAKAEPPTLMQPSRWTPEFNDFLRRALDKNVDNRWGPLQLLQHPFVASVVDCKPLRELIAEAKAEVTEEIEDSKEEEEEEEPDTPCAPGHKRAPSDTSMASSEEDKVPSTPSSILQSVTEKTEVEQTGDGSSDKLDESEPDKTEEKHDEVPEAGHEDAASGLTEEPVSPGLEGHADEIPAEPTASEEQIIDKVQTREENRKESPQEVELEKDHEEVTKEDESNQQLIGSAESDETLEDAHANLESVSEVEVEQVSKPDDMLQHELSHTANGTDVILEGRGDVSAHIVGDAETNWSKNDSILTKPEEDISELPDRDPETTNEIRPSNGVCDDAINTSEDAELPIKDDKEATPAEESTMHSETDSETKTEQGSPAVSRQDAEKDSDSGSSSAADSSSMDLNLSISSFLSKSKESGSVSVQESKRQKKTLKKTRKFMVDGVEVSVTTSKIVTDDDAKNEEMRFLRRQELRELRLLQKEEQRAQQELSNKLQQQREQILRRFEQETTAKKRQYDQEVEGLEKKQKQTIERLEQDHTSRLRDEAKRIKGDQDKELSKFQNMLKNKKKEAKQEVGQSPKHVRKELMKRLKEDQTLLKMAEAVAQVMIQSFQLSSCALFNAQMQDEQEFLQKQQQELDGELKKIIQQHKVEIATIEKDCLNHKQQMMRAREAAMWELEERHLQEKHQQLKQQLKDQYFLQRHQLLKRHEKEMEQMQRYNQRLVEEMKNKQNQERVRLPKIQRSDGKTRMAMFKKSLRITASAVTTPEQERDRIKQFAFQEEKRQKNERLHQHQKHENQMRDLQLHCDSNIRELQQLQNEKCHLLIEHETQKLKELDEEHSQEIKEWRENLRPRKKALEEEFMRKLQEQEVFFKMSGESECLNPTAQSRVSKFYPIPHMHSSGS
- the slka gene encoding STE20-like serine/threonine-protein kinase isoform X6; translation: MSFFNFRKIFKLGPDRKKKQYQHVHRDLNPEDIWDIIGELGDGAFGKVYKAQNKLNGTLAAAKVIDTKTEDELEDYMVEIEILASCDHQHIVKLLDAFYFEGKLWILIEFCAGGAVDAIMLELERPLTEPQIRVVCRQTLEALVYLHENKIIHRDLKAGNILLSLEGEVKLADFGVSAKNTKTLQRRDSFIGTPYWMAPEVVMCETSKDRPYDYKADIWSLGVTLIELAQIEPPNHEMNPMRVLLKIAKAEPPTLMQPSRWTPEFNDFLRRALDKNVDNRWGPLQLLQHPFVASVVDCKPLRELIAEAKAEVTEEIEDSKEEEEEEEPDTPCAPGHKRAPSDTSMASSEEDKVPSTPSSILQSVTEKTEVEQTGDGSSDKLDESEPDKTEEKHDEVPEAGHEDAASGLTEEPVSPGLEGHADEIPAEPTASEEQIIDKVQTREENRKESPQEVELEKDHEEVTKEDESNQQLIGSAESDETLEDAHANLESVSEVEVEQVSKPDDMLQHELSHTANGTDVILEGRGDVSAHIVGDAETNWSKNDSILTKPEEDISELPDRDPETTNEIRPSNGVCDDAINTSEDAELPIKDDKEATPAEESTMHSETDSETKTEQGSPAVSRQDAEKDSDSGSSSAADSSSMDLNLSISSFLSKSKESGSVSVQESKRQKKTLKKTRKFMVDGVEVSVTTSKIVTDDDAKNEEMRFLRRQELRELRLLQKEEQRAQQELSNKLQQQREQILRRFEQETTAKKRQYDQEVEGLEKKQKQTIERLEQDHTSRLRDEAKRIKGDQDKELSKFQNMLKNKKKEEQEFLQKQQQELDGELKKIIQQHKVEIATIEKDCLNHKQQMMRAREAAMWELEERHLQEKHQQLKQQLKDQYFLQRHQLLKRHEKEMEQMQRYNQRLVEEMKNKQNQERVRLPKIQRSDGKTRMAMFKKSLRITASAVTTPEQERDRIKQFAFQEEKRQKNERLHQHQKHENQMRDLQLHCDSNIRELQQLQNEKCHLLIEHETQKLKELDEEHSQEIKEWRENLRPRKKALEEEFMRKLQEQEVFFKMSGESECLNPTAQSRVSKFYPIPHMHSSGS
- the slka gene encoding STE20-like serine/threonine-protein kinase isoform X3, with amino-acid sequence MSFFNFRKIFKLGPDRKKKQYQHVHRDLNPEDIWDIIGELGDGAFGKVYKAQNKLNGTLAAAKVIDTKTEDELEDYMVEIEILASCDHQHIVKLLDAFYFEGKLWILIEFCAGGAVDAIMLELERPLTEPQIRVVCRQTLEALVYLHENKIIHRDLKAGNILLSLEGEVKLADFGVSAKNTKTLQRRDSFIGTPYWMAPEVVMCETSKDRPYDYKADIWSLGVTLIELAQIEPPNHEMNPMRVLLKIAKAEPPTLMQPSRWTPEFNDFLRRALDKNVDNRWGPLQLLQHPFVASVVDCKPLRELIAEAKAEVTEEIEDSKEEEEEEEPDTPVCAPGHKRAPSDTSMASSEEDKVPSTPSSILQSVTEKTEVEQTGDGSSDKLDESEPDKTEEKHDEVPEAGHEDAASGLTEEPVSPGLEGHADEIPAEPTASEEQIIDKVQTREENRKESPQEVELEKDHEEVTKEDESNQQLIGSAESDETLEDAHANLESVSEVEVEQVSKPDDMLQHELSHTANGTDVILEGRGDVSAHIVGDAETNWSKNDSILTKPEEDISELPDRDPETTNEIRPSNGVCDDAINTSEDAELPIKDDKEATPAEESTMHSETDSETKTEQGSPAVSRQDAEKDSDSGSSSAADSSSMDLNLSISSFLSKSKESGSVSVQESKRQKKTLKKTRKFMVDGVEVSVTTSKIVTDDDAKNEEMRFLRRQELRELRLLQKEEQRAQQELSNKLQQQREQILRRFEQETTAKKRQYDQEVEGLEKKQKQTIERLEQDHTSRLRDEAKRIKGDQDKELSKFQNMLKNKKKEAKQEVGQSPKHVRKELMKRLKEDQTLLKMAEEQEFLQKQQQELDGELKKIIQQHKVEIATIEKDCLNHKQQMMRAREAAMWELEERHLQEKHQQLKQQLKDQYFLQRHQLLKRHEKEMEQMQRYNQRLVEEMKNKQNQERVRLPKIQRSDGKTRMAMFKKSLRITASAVTTPEQERDRIKQFAFQEEKRQKNERLHQHQKHENQMRDLQLHCDSNIRELQQLQNEKCHLLIEHETQKLKELDEEHSQEIKEWRENLRPRKKALEEEFMRKLQEQEVFFKMSGESECLNPTAQSRVSKFYPIPHMHSSGS
- the slka gene encoding STE20-like serine/threonine-protein kinase isoform X5, whose amino-acid sequence is MSFFNFRKIFKLGPDRKKKQYQHVHRDLNPEDIWDIIGELGDGAFGKVYKAQNKLNGTLAAAKVIDTKTEDELEDYMVEIEILASCDHQHIVKLLDAFYFEGKLWILIEFCAGGAVDAIMLELERPLTEPQIRVVCRQTLEALVYLHENKIIHRDLKAGNILLSLEGEVKLADFGVSAKNTKTLQRRDSFIGTPYWMAPEVVMCETSKDRPYDYKADIWSLGVTLIELAQIEPPNHEMNPMRVLLKIAKAEPPTLMQPSRWTPEFNDFLRRALDKNVDNRWGPLQLLQHPFVASVVDCKPLRELIAEAKAEVTEEIEDSKEEEEEEEPDTPVCAPGHKRAPSDTSMASSEEDKVPSTPSSILQSVTEKTEVEQTGDGSSDKLDESEPDKTEEKHDEVPEAGHEDAASGLTEEPVSPGLEGHADEIPAEPTASEEQIIDKVQTREENRKESPQEVELEKDHEEVTKEDESNQQLIGSAESDETLEDAHANLESVSEVEVEQVSKPDDMLQHELSHTANGTDVILEGRGDVSAHIVGDAETNWSKNDSILTKPEEDISELPDRDPETTNEIRPSNGVCDDAINTSEDAELPIKDDKEATPAEESTMHSETDSETKTEQGSPAVSRQDAEKDSDSGSSSAADSSSMDLNLSISSFLSKSKESGSVSVQESKRQKKTLKKTRKFMVDGVEVSVTTSKIVTDDDAKNEEMRFLRRQELRELRLLQKEEQRAQQELSNKLQQQREQILRRFEQETTAKKRQYDQEVEGLEKKQKQTIERLEQDHTSRLRDEAKRIKGDQDKELSKFQNMLKNKKKEEQEFLQKQQQELDGELKKIIQQHKVEIATIEKDCLNHKQQMMRAREAAMWELEERHLQEKHQQLKQQLKDQYFLQRHQLLKRHEKEMEQMQRYNQRLVEEMKNKQNQERVRLPKIQRSDGKTRMAMFKKSLRITASAVTTPEQERDRIKQFAFQEEKRQKNERLHQHQKHENQMRDLQLHCDSNIRELQQLQNEKCHLLIEHETQKLKELDEEHSQEIKEWRENLRPRKKALEEEFMRKLQEQEVFFKMSGESECLNPTAQSRVSKFYPIPHMHSSGS
- the slka gene encoding STE20-like serine/threonine-protein kinase isoform X4, which produces MSFFNFRKIFKLGPDRKKKQYQHVHRDLNPEDIWDIIGELGDGAFGKVYKAQNKLNGTLAAAKVIDTKTEDELEDYMVEIEILASCDHQHIVKLLDAFYFEGKLWILIEFCAGGAVDAIMLELERPLTEPQIRVVCRQTLEALVYLHENKIIHRDLKAGNILLSLEGEVKLADFGVSAKNTKTLQRRDSFIGTPYWMAPEVVMCETSKDRPYDYKADIWSLGVTLIELAQIEPPNHEMNPMRVLLKIAKAEPPTLMQPSRWTPEFNDFLRRALDKNVDNRWGPLQLLQHPFVASVVDCKPLRELIAEAKAEVTEEIEDSKEEEEEEEPDTPVCAPGHKRAPSDTSMASSEEDKVPSTPSSILQSVTEKTEVEQTGDGSSDKLDESEPDKTEEKHDEVPEAGHEDAASGLTEEPVSPGLEGHADEIPAEPTASEEQIIDKVQTREENRKESPQEVELEKDHEEVTKEDESNQQLIGSAESDETLEDAHANLESVSEVEVEQVSKPDDMLQHELSHTANGTDVILEGRGDVSAHIVGDAETNWSKNDSILTKPEEDISELPDRDPETTNEIRPSNGVCDDAINTSEDAELPIKDDKEATPAEESTMHSETDSETKTEQGSPAVSRQDAEKDSDSGSSSAADSSSMDLNLSISSFLSKSKESGSVSVQESKRQKKTLKKTRKFMVDGVEVSVTTSKIVTDDDAKNEEMRFLRRQELRELRLLQKEEQRAQQELSNKLQQQREQILRRFEQETTAKKRQYDQEVEGLEKKQKQTIERLEQDHTSRLRDEAKRIKGDQDKELSKFQNMLKNKKKEAVAQVMIQSFQLSSCALFNAQMQDEQEFLQKQQQELDGELKKIIQQHKVEIATIEKDCLNHKQQMMRAREAAMWELEERHLQEKHQQLKQQLKDQYFLQRHQLLKRHEKEMEQMQRYNQRLVEEMKNKQNQERVRLPKIQRSDGKTRMAMFKKSLRITASAVTTPEQERDRIKQFAFQEEKRQKNERLHQHQKHENQMRDLQLHCDSNIRELQQLQNEKCHLLIEHETQKLKELDEEHSQEIKEWRENLRPRKKALEEEFMRKLQEQEVFFKMSGESECLNPTAQSRVSKFYPIPHMHSSGS